A genomic region of Jeotgalibaca ciconiae contains the following coding sequences:
- a CDS encoding restriction endonuclease subunit S, with amino-acid sequence MCGCDWEQRKFREMVESFEYGLNSSATEYDGENKYIRITDIDDSSREFIQAGLTSPNTDLEKADNYLLKHGDILFARTGASVGKSYRYHEKDGKVYYAGFLIRARVKSEFDSEFIFQNTLTVSYDNFVRITSQRSGQPGINANEYACFEFFVPSKHEQSQIGKLFRQIDNTIALHQRKLETLKQLKKGFLQKLFPKNQENVPEIRFANFQAEWEQRKLDEISDKVTEKNINNEFTETLTNSAEYGIINQREFFDKDISNKKNLNGYYVVRKDDFVYNPRISNYAPVGPIKRNKLGRTGVMSPLYYIFRTHNIDKTFLEYYFDTTIWHRFMKLQGDSGARADRFAIKDSVFKTMPIPSPSIEEQEKIGCIFKVIDDTVALHQKKLEQLQLLKSGLLQKMFI; translated from the coding sequence TTGTGTGGTTGCGATTGGGAACAGCGTAAGTTTCGAGAGATGGTAGAAAGTTTTGAATATGGTTTGAATTCTTCAGCTACTGAATATGACGGTGAAAATAAATATATTCGTATAACAGATATAGATGACAGTAGTCGTGAATTCATACAGGCAGGATTGACATCTCCTAATACTGATTTGGAGAAAGCAGATAATTATTTACTCAAGCATGGTGATATTTTATTCGCGAGGACTGGAGCCAGTGTTGGTAAATCATATAGATATCACGAAAAGGATGGAAAAGTATATTATGCTGGTTTTTTAATCCGTGCACGCGTAAAAAGTGAGTTTGATTCTGAATTCATTTTCCAGAATACGTTAACAGTGTCATATGATAATTTTGTTCGGATAACCTCTCAACGCTCGGGACAACCTGGAATCAACGCTAATGAATATGCTTGCTTTGAATTTTTTGTGCCAAGTAAACATGAGCAAAGTCAAATTGGAAAATTGTTCAGACAGATCGATAATACTATCGCTCTTCATCAGCGAAAATTAGAAACATTGAAGCAATTGAAGAAAGGCTTTTTGCAGAAATTATTCCCCAAAAATCAGGAAAACGTGCCGGAAATACGGTTTGCAAATTTCCAAGCAGAGTGGGAACAGCGTAAGCTAGATGAAATATCTGATAAAGTTACCGAAAAAAATATAAATAATGAATTCACTGAAACTTTAACTAATTCGGCAGAATATGGAATTATTAATCAGCGTGAATTTTTTGATAAAGATATATCAAACAAAAAGAATTTAAACGGATATTACGTTGTTCGAAAAGATGACTTTGTTTACAATCCAAGAATTTCTAATTATGCACCAGTTGGACCAATTAAACGGAATAAACTAGGAAGAACTGGGGTAATGTCTCCACTTTACTATATTTTTAGGACACATAATATTGATAAAACATTCTTAGAATATTATTTTGATACAACTATTTGGCATCGATTTATGAAATTACAGGGGGACTCTGGGGCACGAGCAGATCGTTTTGCAATTAAAGATTCTGTTTTTAAGACAATGCCTATTCCGTCTCCAAGTATTGAAGAACAAGAAAAAATCGGATGCATCTTCAAAGTTATAGATGACACCGTCGCTCTTCATCAGAAGAAACTAGAACAACTACAATTATTGAAAAGTGGTCTTCTACAAAAAATGTTCATTTAA
- a CDS encoding site-specific integrase gives MVNRKRKTQLFHDYFEEWVELYKVGAVRKVTLDKYYMTHQRIVELASDLRLCDLSRTTYQRLLNSYALTHEKQTTMDFHHQIKGAILDALEEGLIDNNPTRKIIIKGKEPKEKRPKFLNQFELQSLLKQLNLTNELNWDWFILLVAKTGLRFSEALALTPQDFDFFNQNLSVTKTWNYKNSIGEFQPTKNESSNRKIPIDWQTAMQFSQLVKDLDEEKPIFVMNRVFNSTINNRLKVLCTKADIPIITIHSLRHTHASLLLFAGVSIASVARRLGHSSMTTTQETYLHIIQELENQDNDKIIRHLAMLV, from the coding sequence TTGGTCAATAGGAAAAGAAAAACACAATTGTTTCATGATTACTTCGAAGAATGGGTGGAATTATACAAGGTCGGAGCGGTGAGGAAAGTCACCTTGGACAAGTATTATATGACTCATCAGAGAATTGTAGAGCTAGCATCGGACTTACGTTTGTGTGATCTAAGTAGAACTACTTATCAAAGATTATTGAACAGTTATGCATTAACTCATGAAAAACAAACAACAATGGACTTTCATCATCAAATTAAAGGTGCTATTCTGGATGCACTTGAAGAAGGGTTAATCGATAATAACCCTACACGGAAGATTATTATTAAAGGTAAAGAACCAAAAGAGAAAAGACCGAAATTTTTAAACCAATTCGAATTGCAATCTTTATTAAAGCAGTTAAATTTAACCAACGAACTAAATTGGGATTGGTTTATTTTACTTGTTGCTAAAACTGGACTTCGTTTTTCTGAAGCATTAGCACTTACCCCACAAGATTTTGATTTTTTTAATCAAAATTTGTCGGTAACTAAGACTTGGAATTATAAAAATAGCATTGGAGAATTTCAACCAACAAAAAATGAATCTTCCAATCGAAAAATTCCGATTGATTGGCAAACAGCAATGCAGTTCTCACAGTTAGTAAAAGATTTAGACGAAGAAAAACCAATTTTTGTTATGAACAGAGTGTTTAACTCCACGATAAACAATCGACTCAAAGTATTATGTACAAAAGCAGATATTCCAATCATTACAATCCATAGCTTAAGACATACTCATGCATCATTACTACTTTTCGCCGGTGTTTCAATCGCGAGCGTTGCAAGAAGACTAGGACATTCTAGCATGACTACAACCCAAGAGACTTATTTACATATTATTCAAGAATTGGAAAATCAGGACAATGATAAAATTATTCGTCATTTAGCTATGCTTGTATAA
- a CDS encoding restriction endonuclease subunit S, whose product MDKKAPVVRFKGFEDEWEQRKLGDMVDRLKSYSLSRDVETSEETGIKYIHYGDIHTKVADKITRKSNLPTIKNGIYESLQKGDLILADASEDYQGIATPSIIIEDMAFQIVAGLHTIAIRPIEVDSIYLYYLINTQTFRRHGYRVGTGMKVFGISVKNIMNFTTLFPSYEEQVKTGSLLLRIEKTIALHQRKLETLKQLKKGFLQKLFPKNQENVPEIRFANFQEEWEQRKLGEITESYSGGTPGAGNKMYYGGNIPFIRSGEINDDKTELFITEEGLNNSSAKMVSKGDILYALYGATSGEVGISKINGAINQAILAIKLKEDDDSYLITQWFKKQKDSIIATYLQGGQGNLSGSIVKELTLQLPIDKNEQQKIGAFFKSLDDTIDLHQNKLEQLRNIKNGLLQKMFI is encoded by the coding sequence TTGGATAAAAAAGCACCAGTGGTAAGGTTTAAAGGGTTCGAAGATGAGTGGGAACAGCGTAAGCTTGGAGATATGGTTGATAGACTAAAGTCATACTCACTTTCGCGAGATGTTGAAACATCAGAGGAGACTGGAATCAAGTATATACATTACGGTGACATACATACAAAAGTAGCTGATAAAATTACAAGAAAATCAAATTTACCAACTATTAAAAATGGCATATATGAAAGTCTACAAAAAGGAGACTTAATTCTTGCAGATGCTTCTGAAGATTATCAAGGAATAGCTACACCATCAATTATAATAGAAGATATGGCTTTTCAAATTGTTGCTGGTCTCCACACAATAGCAATTAGACCTATAGAAGTAGACTCTATTTATTTGTATTACCTGATAAATACCCAAACGTTTAGAAGACATGGATATAGAGTAGGTACAGGTATGAAAGTTTTTGGTATCAGTGTCAAAAATATTATGAACTTTACAACATTATTTCCTTCGTACGAAGAACAGGTTAAAACTGGAAGTTTATTGCTTCGTATAGAAAAAACTATCGCTCTTCATCAGCGAAAATTAGAAACATTGAAGCAATTGAAGAAAGGCTTTTTGCAGAAATTGTTCCCCAAGAATCAGGAAAACGTGCCGGAAATTCGGTTTGCAAATTTCCAAGAAGAGTGGGAACAGCGTAAGTTGGGGGAAATTACTGAAAGTTATTCAGGTGGTACTCCGGGCGCTGGAAATAAGATGTATTATGGTGGTAATATTCCATTCATTCGATCCGGTGAAATAAATGATGATAAAACTGAGCTATTCATAACAGAAGAAGGTTTAAATAACTCATCAGCCAAAATGGTATCAAAAGGTGATATTTTATATGCCTTATACGGTGCAACAAGTGGAGAAGTTGGTATTTCTAAAATTAATGGAGCAATTAATCAAGCGATCTTAGCCATTAAACTTAAAGAAGATGATGATTCATACTTAATAACTCAATGGTTTAAAAAACAAAAGGACTCAATTATTGCGACCTATTTGCAAGGTGGTCAAGGAAATTTATCAGGAAGTATTGTTAAAGAATTGACACTACAGTTACCCATTGATAAGAATGAGCAACAAAAAATCGGTGCCTTCTTCAAGTCTTTAGATGATACTATCGACCTTCATCAGAACAAATTAGAACAATTACGAAATATAAAAAATGGGCTTCTACAAAAGATGTTTATTTAA
- a CDS encoding type I restriction-modification system subunit M: MEEKQSKTLYQALWNSADILRSKMDASEYKNYLLGLIFYKYLSDRMLYHAVDLLEENVSDLNEAQQIYVDAFNDPEIKEDLIEGLRYDFSYALEPNLTFTALVQRIHKGRFQLEDLAQGFRNIEQSSELFENLFEDVDLYSKRLGASAQKQNQTISAVMKELATLDIAHKGDALGDAYEYLIGQFASDSGKKAGEFYTPQSISTLMTQIVLTGKEDQKGFSVYDAAMGSGSLLLNAKKYSNEPGTINYFGQELNTSTYNLARMNMILHGVDVANQHLHNGDTLDADWPTEEPTNFDAVLMNPPYSAKWTADKGFLDDPRFSIYGVLAPKSKADFSFLLHGYYHLKDTGVMAIVLPHGVLFRGASEGKIRKILLENGAIDTVIGLPANIFFNTSIPTTVIILKKNRESKDVLFIDASNEFTKAKNQNNLEDQHIQKILDTYRQRKDIEKYSHLASFDEIIENDFNLNIPRYVDTFEEEEPISLAEVAKELEEIDKQIEESNAALIEMVQELTATTPEAQEELDQFINFLTKMESKEGVFLG, translated from the coding sequence ATGGAAGAGAAACAATCAAAGACACTATACCAAGCGCTATGGAATAGCGCTGATATTTTGCGTTCAAAAATGGATGCTAGTGAGTATAAGAACTATTTGTTAGGGCTTATTTTTTATAAGTATTTATCTGATAGAATGCTTTATCATGCGGTGGATTTATTAGAGGAAAATGTTTCTGATTTAAATGAAGCTCAGCAAATCTATGTAGACGCATTCAATGACCCGGAAATTAAAGAAGATTTAATTGAAGGATTAAGATATGATTTTTCTTACGCTTTAGAACCAAATTTAACATTTACTGCGCTTGTTCAAAGAATTCATAAAGGTAGATTTCAATTAGAAGACTTAGCACAAGGCTTCCGGAATATTGAACAAAGTAGTGAATTATTTGAAAACCTATTTGAAGATGTTGATTTATATTCCAAACGGCTAGGTGCTTCAGCTCAAAAACAAAATCAAACAATTTCTGCAGTTATGAAGGAATTGGCTACCTTAGATATTGCGCATAAAGGGGATGCTCTTGGAGATGCTTATGAGTATCTAATCGGTCAATTTGCCTCAGATTCAGGTAAGAAAGCTGGTGAGTTCTATACTCCCCAATCAATTTCTACTTTGATGACTCAGATTGTTCTAACGGGAAAAGAGGACCAAAAAGGCTTTAGTGTCTATGATGCTGCAATGGGGTCAGGATCACTTTTATTAAATGCTAAAAAATACTCTAATGAACCTGGAACAATCAATTATTTTGGTCAAGAGTTAAATACTTCAACTTATAACCTGGCTCGTATGAATATGATACTGCACGGAGTAGATGTTGCAAACCAACATCTTCATAATGGTGATACATTGGATGCAGATTGGCCGACAGAAGAGCCAACAAACTTCGACGCAGTATTAATGAATCCACCTTATAGTGCAAAGTGGACTGCAGACAAAGGATTTTTAGATGACCCACGTTTTTCTATATATGGTGTCCTAGCTCCTAAATCAAAGGCTGACTTTTCATTTTTATTGCATGGTTATTATCATTTGAAAGATACAGGGGTGATGGCAATTGTTCTGCCACATGGAGTATTATTCCGTGGAGCTTCTGAAGGGAAAATTCGGAAGATTCTATTGGAAAATGGGGCTATTGACACTGTTATTGGACTACCAGCAAATATTTTCTTTAATACCAGTATTCCAACTACTGTTATTATTCTAAAGAAAAACAGAGAGTCAAAAGACGTTCTGTTTATTGATGCCTCTAATGAATTCACGAAAGCTAAAAATCAAAATAACCTAGAAGATCAGCATATTCAAAAGATTTTGGATACTTATAGACAAAGAAAAGACATTGAAAAATACTCTCACTTAGCATCCTTTGATGAAATAATTGAAAATGATTTTAATTTAAATATTCCTCGTTATGTAGATACATTTGAGGAGGAAGAGCCAATCTCATTGGCTGAAGTTGCAAAAGAGCTTGAAGAAATTGATAAACAAATCGAAGAATCCAATGCAGCTCTTATCGAAATGGTACAAGAATTAACCGCGACCACTCCCGAAGCACAAGAAGAACTAGACCAATTTATTAACTTCCTCACAAAGATGGAATCTAAGGAAGGTGTTTTCCTTGGATAA
- a CDS encoding MepB family protein, with the protein MDSTGVLKRMFGEFELSRLEEWNKDYEGIIFNTNDSRLTVRSRLAKKTPKKAVYFVSFWEKNESGNNVAFKYDNSPELLAIVIIDLNRQGIFLLDKDVCVKRNILSNEKQSGKMAMRFYPPWCSRLNATAQKTQAWQLNYFKDYSK; encoded by the coding sequence ATGGATTCAACCGGAGTATTAAAAAGAATGTTTGGTGAATTCGAGTTATCGCGATTAGAAGAATGGAATAAGGATTATGAAGGTATCATTTTTAATACGAATGATTCAAGACTCACAGTAAGAAGTCGATTAGCTAAGAAAACACCCAAAAAGGCGGTATATTTTGTATCTTTCTGGGAAAAAAACGAATCTGGAAATAATGTGGCATTTAAATATGATAATAGTCCTGAATTACTTGCTATAGTCATTATTGACTTAAATAGACAAGGCATTTTTCTTCTAGATAAAGATGTTTGTGTTAAGAGAAACATTTTATCTAATGAAAAACAATCAGGGAAAATGGCTATGAGGTTTTACCCACCTTGGTGTTCACGGCTAAATGCCACCGCTCAGAAAACGCAGGCATGGCAACTAAACTACTTTAAAGATTATTCAAAGTGA
- a CDS encoding Y-family DNA polymerase: MMVMFDYSLERSEDILCIDVKSFFASVECVDRGYHPLKKLLVVMSHAENAGGLVLAASPMAKKVLGISNVSRKYEIPPHPELEIVPPRMNRYIEKNTEINHIYREYVSDEDLYIYSIDESFLSIRPSLELFKTNSAYELAKMIQRHVYRQTGLYVTIGIGDNMLLAKLALDNEAKNNKDFIAEWRYEDVPNTVWKIKELSDMWGIGRRTEQNLINSGIYSVYDLAHTNFYHLRQTMGVIGEQLYANAWGIDRSNIRIRYKPLEKSYGNSQVLPKDYTNRNEIKIVIREIAEQVATRIRKRHCQTGCVSLYIGYSQYEIERGFSRQMKIPVTSNSKKLIQYCLQLFDKHYGGQAVRNIGISYSKLSYTTDIQLDLFEDPEQQIANERLDYLVDKIRKKYGFKSLMHASSLLEGATAIDRTSLVGGHAGGMDGMK, encoded by the coding sequence TTGATGGTGATGTTTGATTATTCATTGGAAAGAAGCGAGGATATTCTTTGCATCGATGTAAAATCATTTTTCGCTTCTGTGGAGTGTGTCGACCGGGGCTATCACCCACTCAAAAAACTCTTAGTTGTGATGAGCCATGCTGAAAATGCAGGAGGTTTGGTTTTAGCAGCCTCACCGATGGCAAAAAAAGTACTCGGCATTAGTAACGTCTCTCGTAAATATGAAATTCCGCCCCACCCCGAGTTAGAAATCGTGCCACCCAGAATGAATCGCTACATTGAAAAAAACACAGAAATTAATCATATTTATCGAGAATATGTGAGCGATGAAGATTTGTATATTTACAGCATTGATGAATCGTTTTTATCGATTCGTCCTAGTTTAGAATTATTTAAAACAAATTCGGCCTATGAGCTAGCTAAAATGATTCAACGTCATGTTTATCGACAAACTGGTTTATACGTAACGATCGGAATCGGCGATAATATGCTGCTTGCCAAACTAGCTTTGGACAATGAAGCAAAAAATAATAAAGATTTCATTGCTGAATGGCGATACGAAGACGTACCGAACACCGTTTGGAAAATCAAAGAATTATCCGATATGTGGGGAATTGGCAGACGGACAGAACAAAACTTGATTAATTCAGGAATTTACTCTGTTTATGATTTAGCACACACGAATTTCTATCACTTAAGGCAGACCATGGGAGTTATTGGAGAGCAACTTTATGCGAATGCATGGGGGATTGACCGTAGTAATATCCGGATACGATACAAACCGTTAGAAAAAAGTTACGGAAATTCTCAAGTATTGCCTAAAGATTATACAAATCGGAACGAAATAAAAATCGTTATCCGAGAAATTGCAGAACAAGTCGCAACCAGGATTCGAAAACGACATTGCCAAACTGGCTGTGTGAGCTTGTATATTGGCTACTCGCAATATGAAATTGAACGAGGCTTTTCTCGGCAGATGAAAATTCCTGTTACTTCCAATTCAAAAAAGCTTATTCAATACTGCTTGCAGTTATTTGATAAACATTATGGGGGACAAGCTGTTCGGAATATCGGTATTTCCTATTCAAAACTCTCCTATACGACCGATATTCAATTGGACTTATTTGAAGATCCCGAGCAGCAAATCGCCAACGAGCGTTTGGATTACTTGGTAGATAAAATCAGGAAGAAATATGGATTCAAATCATTAATGCATGCCAGCAGCCTACTGGAAGGCGCAACAGCAATTGATCGCACCAGCTTAGTTGGCGGGCATGCTGGCGGAATGGATGGGATGAAATGA
- a CDS encoding DUF2975 domain-containing protein, giving the protein MNMKRFQVVCKVAAVLLKILAIMALCMVVFGLFFILFTKSNMYFTIDVSSRSFIFFVKNHPTEAEENLAALILSPPLLIVSAYTFWRGSSLFERLMDGGTPFSFDFAQSVKGLSLIIMMMDILTPLLYSLILTIIMKAGHYFTFGLSSYFFIGLLLYIVAEILHYGVNLQQLSDETV; this is encoded by the coding sequence ATGAATATGAAAAGGTTTCAGGTTGTATGTAAAGTAGCTGCTGTCTTATTAAAAATCTTAGCTATTATGGCATTATGCATGGTGGTGTTCGGGCTTTTCTTTATACTTTTCACTAAATCCAATATGTATTTTACTATTGATGTTTCAAGTAGGAGCTTTATTTTCTTTGTAAAAAACCATCCTACTGAGGCAGAAGAAAATTTGGCTGCTCTTATTCTATCTCCTCCACTTTTAATCGTTTCTGCTTATACTTTTTGGAGAGGTAGTTCACTTTTTGAACGATTAATGGATGGAGGCACTCCTTTTTCATTTGATTTTGCACAATCAGTCAAGGGGCTTAGTCTTATTATTATGATGATGGATATTTTAACTCCCTTGCTCTATTCACTCATTTTAACGATTATTATGAAAGCTGGACATTATTTTACATTTGGCTTATCTAGCTATTTTTTTATTGGTCTCCTCCTCTATATTGTAGCAGAGATTTTACATTACGGAGTCAACTTGCAACAGCTATCCGATGAGACTGTTTAA
- a CDS encoding helix-turn-helix domain-containing protein, with translation MPIIINLDQVMAEKKVLLKDLANEIGISNVNLSKLKTGKVAAIRFSTLEAICKALNCQPGDILEYVNEESRNPQNEHER, from the coding sequence ATGCCAATCATTATAAATCTGGACCAAGTCATGGCTGAGAAAAAAGTACTGCTAAAAGATTTGGCTAATGAAATCGGAATCTCCAATGTAAATCTATCAAAGCTCAAAACTGGTAAAGTAGCTGCTATACGTTTTTCAACACTTGAAGCGATTTGTAAAGCCTTGAATTGTCAGCCAGGAGATATTTTGGAATATGTAAACGAAGAAAGTAGGAATCCTCAAAATGAGCATGAAAGATAA
- a CDS encoding GNAT family N-acetyltransferase, which produces MELLKKQFAIDLGCPVSAFENNENLFITANANNDMRYWTRNNGTIICHEGHIYCRTDNSELTKKLQETYQTTPADWFTEVKNIKKLTTILSEFNYEIINASPFLIPCKQSVEFMENEHFVYYSEEEIEQFKGDKRFSQSFCFSETDPDKIAIAYVENGEILAMSGANKNGRHTWEIGIEIIGNHQGKGLATRLVRAITQKIIELGQGEILPIYGTQFTHTKSMNVAIRAGYKLGWTEIMIASSFTRI; this is translated from the coding sequence ATGGAACTATTAAAAAAACAATTTGCAATCGACTTAGGTTGTCCGGTGTCGGCATTTGAGAATAATGAAAATTTGTTCATAACGGCAAATGCTAATAATGATATGCGTTACTGGACCAGAAATAACGGAACAATTATTTGTCATGAGGGACATATTTATTGTCGGACGGATAACAGCGAACTTACCAAAAAATTGCAAGAAACATATCAAACAACGCCTGCCGACTGGTTCACAGAGGTAAAGAATATTAAGAAATTGACAACTATTTTAAGTGAGTTCAATTATGAAATTATCAATGCTTCCCCTTTTTTAATCCCTTGCAAACAATCAGTGGAATTCATGGAAAATGAACATTTTGTGTATTATTCTGAAGAAGAAATAGAACAATTTAAAGGCGATAAACGATTTTCTCAGTCCTTCTGCTTTAGTGAAACTGACCCGGATAAAATAGCCATTGCTTACGTAGAAAATGGCGAGATTTTAGCTATGTCCGGTGCTAATAAGAACGGCCGACATACTTGGGAAATCGGCATTGAAATCATTGGAAATCATCAAGGGAAAGGTTTAGCGACACGATTGGTTAGAGCAATTACTCAAAAGATTATTGAATTGGGCCAGGGTGAGATTCTTCCCATTTATGGCACTCAATTCACCCACACAAAATCAATGAACGTTGCCATTAGAGCTGGCTATAAATTAGGCTGGACAGAGATTATGATTGCATCGTCTTTTACTAGGATATGA
- the mgrA gene encoding L-glyceraldehyde 3-phosphate reductase gives MYVANEERYDKMMYRQVGKSGLKLPAISLGFWHNFGDVDNLENQREIMHTAFDNGITHFDLANNYGPPAGSAETNFGRLFKEDFKAYRDEIIISSKAGYYMWPGPYGEWGSKKSLVASCDQSLKRMGLDYVDIFYHHRPDSNTPIEETAHTLDLLVKQGKALYIGVSNYSPEETAKISKLFKDWHTPFIIHQPAYNMFNRSIEDGLTEVLEEERLGAIVFSPLAQGLLTDRYLNGIPEDSRAHRTDSPFLSEDRVEPTLDTVRKLNEMAKKRNQTLAEMALAWNLRQPVVSSVLIGASRVSQLEANLKALYNLDFTTEELAEIDRILESSKV, from the coding sequence ATGTATGTAGCAAACGAAGAACGTTACGACAAGATGATGTATCGGCAAGTGGGTAAGTCTGGATTAAAACTTCCGGCAATATCATTAGGTTTTTGGCATAATTTTGGAGATGTCGATAATCTTGAGAATCAAAGAGAGATTATGCACACAGCTTTTGATAACGGTATCACCCATTTTGATTTGGCAAATAACTATGGTCCACCTGCAGGTTCAGCTGAGACAAACTTTGGACGTTTATTTAAAGAAGATTTTAAAGCTTATCGAGATGAAATTATTATTTCGTCTAAGGCAGGCTACTATATGTGGCCCGGTCCGTACGGTGAGTGGGGATCAAAGAAAAGTTTGGTGGCAAGTTGTGATCAGAGCTTGAAGCGGATGGGCTTAGATTATGTTGATATCTTCTACCATCACCGTCCTGATTCAAATACACCAATTGAAGAAACTGCCCATACTTTAGATTTACTGGTCAAGCAAGGAAAGGCTCTTTACATTGGAGTTTCTAACTATTCTCCTGAAGAGACAGCAAAAATATCGAAATTATTTAAAGATTGGCATACGCCGTTTATCATTCACCAGCCAGCTTATAATATGTTTAATCGTAGTATTGAGGATGGATTAACAGAGGTACTGGAAGAGGAAAGATTAGGTGCAATTGTCTTTAGTCCTTTAGCCCAGGGGCTTTTGACCGATCGCTATTTGAATGGAATTCCAGAAGACTCTCGAGCTCATCGGACAGATAGCCCATTTCTTTCAGAAGATCGAGTAGAACCGACACTTGATACTGTTCGGAAATTAAACGAAATGGCTAAAAAACGCAATCAAACCTTAGCTGAAATGGCACTAGCTTGGAACTTAAGACAACCAGTCGTTTCGAGTGTGTTGATTGGCGCTTCAAGGGTTAGTCAATTAGAAGCTAATCTAAAGGCATTATATAATCTGGATTTTACGACAGAAGAGTTAGCTGAAATTGATCGTATTTTAGAGAGCTCAAAGGTATAA
- a CDS encoding MerR family transcriptional regulator produces the protein MKETITFTISDVSKQFNLPASTLRYYETTGLLSHVKRNGKHRVYSQAHINRLDAIQCFKQTGMSIKQIEAFFYHEDVTQNYETLIDLLTEQSNHIEAQIQLFKENQQHIEKKLNFYQKKKISFELGQTPPSWDELD, from the coding sequence ATGAAAGAGACAATTACTTTCACCATAAGTGATGTAAGCAAACAATTTAATCTGCCAGCTTCAACATTGCGCTATTATGAGACGACAGGCCTTCTGTCACATGTCAAAAGAAATGGAAAACATCGTGTTTATAGTCAGGCACATATTAATCGTCTAGACGCAATCCAGTGTTTCAAGCAGACGGGCATGTCTATTAAACAGATTGAAGCCTTCTTTTATCACGAAGATGTGACCCAAAATTACGAGACTTTGATTGACTTGCTGACAGAACAAAGCAACCACATTGAAGCACAAATACAATTATTCAAAGAAAACCAACAACATATTGAAAAAAAGTTGAATTTTTATCAGAAGAAAAAAATTTCCTTTGAATTAGGCCAAACGCCTCCTTCTTGGGATGAACTTGATTGA